The sequence CTGCAAGCGAGAAGTTTAGAAATGCAGGCTGCAGGTCGCGGCTGCAAGCGAGAAGTTTAGAAATGCAGGCTGCAGATCGCGACTGCAAGCGAGAAGTTTAGAAATGCAGGCTGCAGAGCGGGAGTGCAACCTGGGGATTGAGAAATCTCACATGCGCGGTGCAATCGTATCGCTCGTCAGCATCGCGTGTGATTATAGAACGCGACGTCCGATCCCCCAAAGCGTTGATCTTTGCCAGATGACTTCAGCTGCCCGCTTGGCCTTGAACCGCCTGATAAATGAACACCTTAGCGGAAGCTAAGTTGTTCTTTGCGAGATCCGTCATCCCAGGTTCCCAGAGCCAACGCCCGTGTTCGTGGCACTGGGTGTGGTAGACACACTACTGGATGCTTTGCGTCGGATTCAGCGTCTGCTTTCAATCGGAATCGGTGTCGGCTTTCGCCGGAATACGCGACCTGATCGAGCTAATAAAGGCACGGGCAATGCAGGAGCCGGACGAGAAGGAGGAATGAGCGTGGAGCGGATCTCTGCAATTCGTTTACGCTCAATGGTCATCTGTTCTGCCCGGCTATGCAAACCACGAGGCGGCGTATGGTTGCTGGAGTGACAGTAGGGTAAAATGGATTTTAGTTATGAGCACTGCAATCGGCACGCTGCTGAGCCGCTCTCCTAACATTTGTGGTGGGCGCATCCGAATCGACGGAACACGTGTAACTGTCCATCAGGTCGTGACCTGTTATCAACGCGGGCTAACAGCAGAAGAAATCGTCGAAGAATATCCTCACATCAATCTTGCTCAGGTCTACGCAGCCCTCGCCTGCTATCACGCCAATCGGGATGAGATCGATCGCGAACTCGAAGCGGAAACCTCCGATTTTCTTCGGCTCGCTGACGAATCCAAATCGAATTCCTAAAGAGTGAAGGCTTCCCTTTATTTGGACGAAGACACGATGGCTACTGCTCTGGTCGTTGCGCTCCGCGCGCGTGGTGCGGATATACAAACATTCGTCGATGCTGGTTTGCGGGGAAAGGAAGACGGAGCGCTACTGGAATGGGCCGCTTCAAATAAAAGAACGCTCTACATTCAACGTGCCGGATTTCTGCAAATTGCACAAGATATCTCGACAGTGGTAAAGAACACGCTGGCATCATTATGGTTCCACGCCAACGCTACGACATACCCGATCAAGGACCTAACGTGTCCACAGGCCGCGGGACAATTTCAAATGTATTAACTTAGAAAAAGTGAACGTGGCAAAATGGGGGCGACCTTGTATTGCTTTGAGGAGTTCTGACCTATGGTCGAGGATGAACAACCCAAGTTGAAACGTCGCGCGCCACGAAAACCGGCACGAACGGCGGCAGTTGGAAAAGTCAAGACTGCCGCTTCCGTCGACAATCCTGCCTTCTTGGAAGACGTCGTGAGGCGCTTGGAGGGTCGGCAATCAGATAAAAACATCGTGTTGAACGTGCCGATATGGGGATGGACCGGAGACGGTAAGACTTGTTCGCTACTAACCGCTATCCATTACTGCGACCCTGCGCAGCACCCTCTTGGTCTGGCACTTATTACAAATACCGACGAGCTGACTAAGCTTGAGAATTCGGCTGAGGAATACAGGGGTTTAAACCTAACCGCGACGGCTGTAGGAACAACTGTTCGTCTCCGCGATCTCTCTGAAAAATTTGTAGATGATTGCGAGTGGCCCCCTGGTACAGACGAACCATCCGCGTACATTCTCGCAATAAGAAGCATCAGTGGTACGTTAGGTTATGTTCTGTTTCCAGATATTAAAGGTGGTAGTTTTCGGGAACTCGACGAAACAGCTCGGGATATCTTGAGCAAGGCCCACGCTATTCTGTTGCTTGTGAATCCAGAGCTGTATGTACAGCAAACGACCGATGGGAAACGATACAGGGACGAAATATTGGCGCGCCTTCAAGAGTTTGCTGAGGCTGAAGTCCCTGTGTGCATAATGATCACGAAGGCCGATCGTTATCAAGGGCCAAACGACGGCGCGGACACCGCATATAATCAACTGACCATAGTTGTCGAACGCCAGAAAAACCTCAAGGCTTTGCTTTGTAGGGTATCCGTTATTGGCATCGGCGTACCCATGGAGGACGACAAACTGCCTCTCGCGTCCGCAAGAAAGCCTGAGACCTTGCTGAGGGCATGGATTTGGTTGCTCGCTGAAGCCCTTCACCGAACCTCCATGGAGATACGGAAGGTTGTCCCTTCGGTTAGTTTTCGGACCAACGGGGAAGGCGCTACACTTTCCGTTCGTACGATACCGGAACTACGTCAATTGGGTCACTTCAGTGGTTCGCCTGGACGAGTCTTATGCGCAACAAATGACGACGCGCGGTCAGTTGCATTTACATTTGTGTCCGAGAAGGGTGAGTTGTTAGAGACTTCCTTGGAGTCAACTGCGATCCAGGAACCCAAGTTCAAAGCTGCCGGTGCAATACCTGGTTGGGCGCACATAGATCTCCTTGCCCACTATGTTGGAGGTGAGTTCGTTCTTGGCGCTCGGGCAAAGTGTAATTTCGTATGGCAGGGAACGAAAGGCACACATTTAAAAAAGATCTCCCTGCCCTACGAAATGGTCTCTTGGACCCCTATCACTGGCCGTCGCATTATAGGAGTTGACGCGTCGGGCAGGTTACACTCGTTACATTACGAAGGCGAAAAGTGGTTGCAAGCAGACTACATTGAAGGATTTTTAAAACCCTCGTCTGTCCTTACTTGCGCTTTTTCGGAGCGGTCCTCTCACGCCTTTGTTTTTAACGGCGATGCAGTTGAAGGCGTCGTTGTTGCTGCCGATGGAAAATTGGGAAATCGCGTTGCGCCTGATTTGATGGCAAAATTCGATACAACCGACACGATGACTAACAGGTTAGGACTGTGTTTATCAATCAGCAGCGACGATCAAGCAAGAATTAGCGCTTCAGGTAAGCCCCTTGAACTCGGCCCCGTCTATCCTGATGAGGCGAAAGCGGCTTGCGCGCTGGCTCCTTATTCAGCACTTCTAGCTCTAATTAACCCCGATCTCAGACTCAGCGCAGCCGCGATCGTGGGCTCTAAAATCATCAAGACGAGTCCCGAGAATTCACCACTACTTGATGCTGCTCCTCAAACCATGGTTTGGGCTAACTCTGGTGAATTACTTGCCGTTTCATTTGCCGATAAGACCTGGCGGTTATTCCGTCCGATGGGCCTTGGCAGTTGACGAGGCCACTGTGACGATAGATATTGCAGCATTCCTACCTGCAGGTGAATGGGCGGAAATTCGTACATTAAACAAGCCGCCGGGGATGATGGCGGATCACAATTGGGCGATTTTCGCAAGGGCTAGGTGGCTCCGTGATGGCGGAAAGCCTGGGTTTATCAAGTTCATAGTTCGGGCTGGCTCTAAGGCTGGCGCAGATACCGAGATGATAACCGGCCACGATCGGCTTAAGGGCGTTTTCGATCGACTGGTAAGCCTTCAGGCATTCGGACTTGCGATTCCGCTAGTTCCCCTGTTTGAGGTTCAGCTGAAGGCGGAAGGCCTACTTGTGGCCATGGAAGAACTCGAACCCCTTCACGACATCATCAAGCGTGGCGAAGCTTACAGTTTATCGCTGAAGATTTTAGAAGACTTGGACCCCGAAAAAGATAAGGGTCCTTCTTGGCTGCATTTCGACATCTGTCCGATGAATATTGGTGTTCTTGCCAACGGACGATGTGTTCTCATTGACGTGGAGAGTTTCTATCTTGAAAAAGATGACGTTTTTCAGGTTTCGATACCGGCGTGGAAGCCGTTTCGCGCACCTCAGGATCTTGTCGACAAGGTTCAGGACCAACTGGCAACGGGATCTGTAGACAAGAGCACCGCATATCTGAAGCAGCGGTATGAAATCGCCCTTGCCGCTGCGGAGTGCGTTTTGGGCCCACTGGCCCCCCATGGCAACTTGACTTCATCTGTGCTGAAGACGTGGTTATCGGCCGCAGATCCAAAGGACCGTGCGGTGCAGTTTTGGGCCAGGACATTACAGGCAGCTCTTGACAACGGGCAGATTCGTCCAATTCGTGAACTGCACGACGAGTTGCAATCATCACTCTCAGAAGTCGAGGATGTCGATCATGCGCCGCTCGTCCATGAACCCGTACTTCCGCCGATATCTATAGGAGAAGGGGCGGTTCCTTCAGCGCCCGGCGGGGGGCCGGAGGGTTGGGAGGAGGACTGGAATCTTCTAAAACCGGCTGCGTACGCCCTGCGGGCCGGTAAGCTTGAGAACGAGCAACTTCCACAATACCGGTTGGCCTTGGAGCGTTTGGCTCGCAAGTATCCGTCGCAGCGGTTATTTTGGAACGAACTCCTACTGGTTGCGATTTCTTATGAAAAGAACGCAGCTGAAGCATTGGCATATGCCAATGAGGCGTTGCAACACTTACGAGACGATCCCGATTTGAACAGAATGCGGAACATTATTCAGAGATGGGTTACGGAGCGCCAAAATGGATGAGCTGTATGGCAATCAATCGGCGGCCGTTCAAGTGTGGGGAAAGGGGTATAGAGTAACAGCCGATACCGAAGAGTTTCAGCGGTATGTCCCCCCATCTACGTCGCCGATAGCTCCACTTGAGAAAAAGCTTGAAACGGTCCCGTGGGGACCATTGCTGGCGCAACTTTATCCTCTTAGCGAACGTGAGTTGGCAGCGCAGCGTTGTATTTTGTTGGATCAGTCAGCACTGATGGCAGTTGCTTTCGCCCATACAGAGGACCGGCATCGGCGGCCTAGCTTACTGATGACGTCAACAACTGTGAATATTAATTGGAATGATTTTGTCATCGGCGATATCGCATCGAAAGCTATTTCACTTTGTACTCGACTCGCCGGTGCTTATGCCGAGACAATCAGGGAAAATCCGCAAAGTATCGGTCAGCAGCTGCGAGCTAACGGTTTCCTTCCTGCAAGATTGTTTGACTTGGCCAATGAATATCGAGATACGGAGCTTGATTGGGGAAACGTTCTGGCAGCCGTGAAGGATTGGCGAGGGATTGTGGGGGTTGGAACGACCAAGTTGGTTTTGCTTGGGGCTAATGTCGTCCTAGGTACGAAGTTTGAAGCGGAACGAACCCGACAATCCTTTGACGTCGATGGATATTACGACCCGAAGGATAGAGAGATCAAGCCTTTGTCGTCACGACTGGCACCGTGGGAACCCGGAAAGATAGAAACTCCGCCAGTAGTATCCGGTCCCGTGAGTACGGGTACTTCGCCGGAACTTCACGCCATGGTCCGCTCGATCGAGACTGTAGCGGCTGCCTTACATCGAATCGCCGACATAGGTGAAAAAGTTACCGCGATAGGTGAAAAAGTTGTTTATTACTTGATTGACAGGCGGAAGCGTTAAGCGGCTAAAGCGACACTCTTTGTTAAAAGCATTTCCGGTTTCACGATTTGAGGCATTGTTTCGGCTCGTGGCTGGCAATGAGCGGTACCGCTCCTAAAGTGATGATGGAACTGATCGGACACAAGACGCCTTCGATGACGATGCGCTACTCGCACCGATCGGTCGAATATAAGCGGCATGCCGTCGCCAAGCTTCCGAAACTCGGGAACTTACCGGCGGAGTCCCCCCCATCCCTCCTCGGCTACGGAGGCGAAAGTAGTAAGCTTCGGTAAGCTGTAGATTCGAAAAACCCGCCAGGGTGGCGAAACTGGCAGACGCACCGGACTTAAAATCCGGAGCCCCGCAAGGGGCGTGTGGGTTCGATTCCCATCCCTGGCATTGATACAGCAGAAGTTAGAGATTGGTCGGTGTTGGCGGCCTTGCCCATTTGTGGTGCAACTGTGCCCGCGAGCTTAGGAAATGCGGTCATTTTTTTCGCGGCCTCTTTCATCAGAACCGTTGGTGACGTTGTAGCGCTCGAAAACGGATCGAGTCTTGTGACCAGTCATCTGCATGGCTAGGCGCTCATGAATTCCAGCGCGAACGAGATTGCGAACCGCTGCGAAGGTCCGGAAGCCTTTTTTCATATCTAAACCTCGATATGCCGCATCCAGGCTTCGACTTTCGAATCCAAGCTTGGATTCACGAGATCCAGGTTTGGATTTTGAAATTCAGGCCTGGATGTGACACATCGAGGCTTGGAAATCCAGATTTGCGCTTGGATGTGCGGGATGCAGGCTTGGAAATCCAGATTCGAGCTTGAATGTGCCAGATGCAGGCTTGGAAATCCAGATTCAAGCTTGGATGTGGCGGATGCAAGCTTGGAAATCCAGATTCAGGCTTGGATGTGCCAGATGCAGGCTTGGAAATTCAGATTCAGGCTTGGATGTGGCGGAAGCAGGCTTGGAAATCCAGATTCAGGTTTGAATCCTCCATTGCAGGCGAGGAGCGACAGTCCGGGATCTTAAGTGTCCATTCAACATATCTGGATTCAATAAGATAGCGTGCGATCGGACACGTCAGTTGTCCGACGGCCGCTCCATGGAATCGATTCGCTGGCACTTCGACTGGCACTTTGTTAGTACCGGCGAAAGGGAGCCAATACGATCGGTTTGGAACGGCGTCATTGATTCCACCGAGAAAGCCACAGCGGCCGCAAGGCTTGGAGAAGGACTCGTTGAGGGCAGAGAATTTCTGCATATTAGAATTATCGCGGCGTCACCTGAGGGCGAATTGAGGTTTCTATGAGACATCCAGATTGGACCCCTGAACGCACGGAACTGGAGCGCGTTGCGCGTCAATACCAAGACAAAGGCTATGACGTCGTTGTGGAGCCCGGCACGAATGAGATTCCGGACTTTATTCGCGAATATCGACCCGACATGATCGCGCGGGGTTCCGGGGACTGCATTGTGATTGAGGTGAGGCAGCCTGCGACGGATAGCGAGCGCGAGAGGATTCGTCTGATTTCGGAACGCGTCGAACGTCAGCCTGGATGGCGTTTCGTGTTGGTATCCCCCGAAGAACCTGCCTCATCTGTCGCAAACATCCCAACTGACACGGAGGTCAGACGTCTGGTTGAAGAGGCACGTGCTCTGACCGCGAAAGGTCATCCGGAAGCCGCCCTCTTGCTCGCATGGGCAGCTCTCGAAGGTGGAATGCGGGTTGCCGCCTCTCGCGAGGGAGTTGCAGTCCAACGGCCAGACACGTGGTCACTGATGCGAGAACTTGTATCAGCGGGGCTGATCGACCGGCAGAAGTTCTCTAAGTTAAGTGACGTATTTAAGCTCCGCAGCGCGCTCGCTCATGGTTTGCAAACGGGGAACACTCAGGCTGTTCCCGGGGCTATCGATCTTGCCGTCACCGTCGCTTCGGAGCTGCTCACCTGGGCATGCTGAGGAATCCGAGCGAACCGAAAATAAAGACGGCCTGAACCTCAGGATGGCTTTCAGCGAAACCGCGCAGCGTGCGCTGCGTCAGCCAATGAGAACCGGTTCAAATCGGCCATAACCTCGACCGCCGAAGTTGTTTAGCCGGACAGGAGAAACAGGCTTACACTTTTTCCTCGGGAGGGGTTATGGCTGAAACCAAATGGACGATCAAAGGACGCGAATTTGTGCATTGCAATTGCGCATATGGTTGTCCCTGCCAGTTCAATGCGCTGCCGACCCACGGCAATTGCCAGGCGGTCATGGGCGTTCAAATCGATGAAGGTTTTCATGCAGGCACGAAGCTCGATGGGTTGAGGATGGCGGCAATCATGGTCTGGCCGGGCCCGGTCCACGAAGGAAAAGGTCAGGTGGTTCCGATTATCGATGAGCGGGGAACTCCGGAACAGCGTGATGCGCTGCTGCGGATCATGGGCGGAATGGATACCGAGCCGGGCGCCACCGTCTTTCAGGTTTTTTCGACGACGTGGGAGAAGGTGCACGATCCTGTTTTCACGAAGATCGACTTCACAGTCGATATCGACAGACGCCGGGCGAAGCTCAATGTGCCGGGTGTTATCGAAGGACGCGGCGAACCGATTGTGAACGTCTCCACCGGAAAAGAGCAGCGAGCGCGAATCAATCTCCCGGACGGTTTCGAATACACGATTGCGGAAATGGGGCGCGGCTGGGCGAAGACTTCAGGGGCGGTCCAGATCAATCTGTCCGACTCGTACGCGCACTTCGCCAATCTCCACCTCACGCAAAGCGGCGTCGTTCGATAGCGAGCTCGTGGCCAGCGCGGCGATCGAGACGCTGCTGAGGCGCGACCGCCTGGTCGTGGTCACGGCATTAGGCGCGGTCACCCTCCTCGCGTGGGCTTACATCATCCGTCTCGCCCTTCAAATGGACATGACGGGAATGGACATGACAGGATTCCGGATGGCTGTCGCGGCAGCCGGAATGGTGATGAGACCGGCATTCGAGCCGTGGAGCGCGGCGGAATTCGCCTTCACGTTTGCGATGTGGGCCATCATGATGATCGGCATGATGACGCCGTCCGCCGCTCCCATGGTTCTGCTCTATGCGCGGGTCGCCCGTCAGGCCGCGATCGACGGCAAACCGTTCGCCCCCACCGCCTGGTTCTTCGGCGGCTATGTTCTCATCTGGACCGGGTTTTCACTCCTGGCGACTGTCGCGCAATGGCTCCTGGATCGCGCGGCGATGCTGACGCCGGCGATGTCGAGCGCGAACGCGCTGCTTGGCGCAGGCGTCCTCATTGCCTGCGGCGTTTATCAATGGTCTTCGCTTAAGGACCAATGCCTGAAGCACTGCCAGTCACCGATGCACTTTATTCAGCAACACGGCGGCTTCCGGTCCGCGCCCTTCGCTTCGCTTCAGCTCGGAATATCGCACGGCCTTTACTGCGTAGGGTGCTGCTGGGCGCTGATGGCACTGCTCTTCATCGGCGGCGTCATGAACGTCTTATGGGTGGCGTCGATCGCAGTCTTCGTTCTCGCCGAAAAGGTCGTCCGCACGCGGCATCTCATTCCGCGGCTCGCCGGCCTGCTCTTTATATCCGGAGGGATTTTCCTTCTTCTGCACCGGCCATGAAGCAGCGTGTAATTATGTTTCCGGACGCCGCGATGGCATCATTGGTAGTGCAGCTGCGAACACGCCTATGAACAACACGTTCAACCGCTTCTTCAGAATCGCTATTGCCATTGTGAGTTTTGCAGTTCCGCCGCTCATTTCCGCATCAGCGACTGTGCCTCCGGATACGGACAAGTGGGTAGGGACGTGGATCCTGAACATCCAGAAATCCCAATATGGCGATGAGAAGCCTCCTGTAGATCCGGCGCTTATCCGGCAGATCCTGAAAATTCGTGTCTCGAACGGGACTATGGATCTTTATTTTCGGACGGAGATG comes from Terriglobia bacterium and encodes:
- a CDS encoding DUF2182 domain-containing protein; this encodes MASAAIETLLRRDRLVVVTALGAVTLLAWAYIIRLALQMDMTGMDMTGFRMAVAAAGMVMRPAFEPWSAAEFAFTFAMWAIMMIGMMTPSAAPMVLLYARVARQAAIDGKPFAPTAWFFGGYVLIWTGFSLLATVAQWLLDRAAMLTPAMSSANALLGAGVLIACGVYQWSSLKDQCLKHCQSPMHFIQQHGGFRSAPFASLQLGISHGLYCVGCCWALMALLFIGGVMNVLWVASIAVFVLAEKVVRTRHLIPRLAGLLFISGGIFLLLHRP
- a CDS encoding DUF5615 family PIN-like protein, whose product is MKASLYLDEDTMATALVVALRARGADIQTFVDAGLRGKEDGALLEWAASNKRTLYIQRAGFLQIAQDISTVVKNTLASLWFHANATTYPIKDLTCPQAAGQFQMY
- a CDS encoding DUF1326 domain-containing protein, producing the protein MAETKWTIKGREFVHCNCAYGCPCQFNALPTHGNCQAVMGVQIDEGFHAGTKLDGLRMAAIMVWPGPVHEGKGQVVPIIDERGTPEQRDALLRIMGGMDTEPGATVFQVFSTTWEKVHDPVFTKIDFTVDIDRRRAKLNVPGVIEGRGEPIVNVSTGKEQRARINLPDGFEYTIAEMGRGWAKTSGAVQINLSDSYAHFANLHLTQSGVVR
- a CDS encoding DUF433 domain-containing protein — its product is MSTAIGTLLSRSPNICGGRIRIDGTRVTVHQVVTCYQRGLTAEEIVEEYPHINLAQVYAALACYHANRDEIDRELEAETSDFLRLADESKSNS